One segment of Mycobacterium spongiae DNA contains the following:
- a CDS encoding DUF6893 family small protein: MEVLGWVFVGLIAVVLAAAVVMGVASLPDARRYLKLRRM, from the coding sequence ATGGAAGTCTTGGGCTGGGTATTCGTTGGCCTCATTGCAGTGGTCCTCGCCGCGGCGGTGGTGATGGGCGTGGCATCACTGCCCGATGCCCGTCGCTACCTCAAGCTGCGGCGGATGTAG
- the hypF gene encoding carbamoyltransferase HypF, with translation MTSQSLSSSLALPSIPGTDDVRRRYVVTGVVQGVGFRPFVHRIACQLGLAGFVGNDSGAVFLEVQGAPTRVAEFGRRLRAQAPPLARINAISVAEIPTQPACAAAFRIVSSQRVSGAATPIPPDVAVCDDCVAELFDPNDRRYRHPFVTCTNCGPRYTIIESLPYDRPGTTMSAFDMCAQCAAEYHDPANRRFHAQPIACPNCGPSLWYRGHTGRVDGPDAAVAATQRTLAAGKVVAVKGIGGYHLACRVDDDAAVSALRVRKARGAKPFAMMVRDIDTARRYAYINDAEAAVLSSPARPIVLLRRRPGNTAAPVATAVAPGSPLLGLMLPYSPLHYLLLTQPPGAPTPVPDALVMTSANRSDEPICFTEEDAAQRLPELCDAVLDHDRRIHVPCDDSVVRVLTPDHGAHELPIRRSRGYAPLPVDLHLEGSAAAAVLAVGGELKNTFCLTDGSRAYLSGHIGDMATWETLSAFERAVDQLSELRTKPSRLAADLHPAYHTRNWAERHVDERPLDLVQHHHAHVVSLLAEHGRIGEPIVGVAFDGTGYGCDQTIWGGEILALGRASQRFTRVGHLLPVPLPGGDTAVRNPWRMALSQLWTAGVDWAADLAPVAAATPAELRLIRSQLQSGAGCVPCSSMGRLFDAVASLLGVRHRIDYEGQAAVELEALAESAPRTMPLALTVGTDGVIDPAAMLRRIVSALRAGTPPAMLAAGFHEAVAVAVAEVVGQVAGPVRLVGLTGGVFQNVLLLGACCNLLQGAGFEVLTHQTVPPNDGGLALGQAAISVLTAREEADR, from the coding sequence ATGACCAGCCAATCCCTATCGAGCTCGCTGGCACTCCCCTCGATTCCGGGGACGGACGATGTCCGGCGGCGCTACGTCGTGACCGGTGTTGTCCAGGGTGTCGGGTTCCGCCCGTTTGTGCACCGGATCGCCTGTCAGCTGGGCCTGGCAGGGTTCGTCGGAAACGATTCCGGCGCCGTCTTCCTCGAGGTGCAAGGCGCCCCGACCCGGGTGGCAGAGTTCGGCCGGCGCCTGCGGGCGCAGGCCCCGCCACTGGCCCGGATCAACGCCATCTCGGTTGCCGAGATCCCAACCCAACCCGCGTGCGCTGCCGCGTTCCGGATCGTCTCGAGTCAACGGGTCAGCGGTGCGGCGACACCGATTCCGCCCGACGTGGCGGTATGCGACGACTGCGTCGCAGAGCTGTTCGACCCGAACGACCGGCGTTACCGGCACCCGTTCGTGACCTGCACCAATTGCGGCCCGCGGTACACCATTATCGAATCATTGCCTTATGACCGTCCGGGCACCACAATGTCGGCATTCGACATGTGCGCGCAGTGCGCCGCGGAGTACCACGACCCGGCAAATCGCCGGTTCCATGCGCAGCCGATCGCTTGCCCGAACTGCGGTCCGTCACTGTGGTATCGGGGTCACACCGGGCGGGTTGACGGACCCGATGCCGCTGTGGCAGCCACCCAACGAACGCTCGCCGCCGGGAAAGTGGTCGCCGTCAAAGGAATCGGCGGCTACCACCTGGCCTGCCGCGTCGACGACGATGCGGCGGTGTCCGCGCTGCGAGTACGAAAAGCGCGGGGCGCCAAGCCGTTCGCCATGATGGTCCGTGACATCGACACCGCTCGCCGCTACGCCTATATCAACGACGCCGAGGCTGCGGTGCTGTCGAGTCCGGCCCGGCCCATCGTGTTGTTGCGACGGCGGCCGGGCAACACCGCCGCGCCCGTCGCCACCGCCGTGGCGCCCGGCAGCCCCCTGCTCGGGCTCATGCTGCCCTACTCTCCCCTCCACTACCTGCTGCTCACCCAGCCACCCGGCGCGCCCACCCCAGTCCCCGATGCGTTGGTAATGACCAGTGCAAACCGTTCCGACGAACCCATCTGCTTCACCGAAGAAGACGCCGCCCAACGACTCCCGGAGCTCTGTGACGCCGTCCTCGACCACGACCGCCGCATTCACGTGCCGTGCGACGACTCAGTAGTGCGCGTCCTCACACCCGACCACGGCGCCCACGAGCTGCCGATCCGCCGTTCCCGCGGGTACGCTCCCCTGCCGGTGGACCTGCACCTTGAGGGGTCCGCCGCTGCGGCCGTGCTGGCCGTGGGCGGCGAACTGAAGAACACCTTCTGCCTCACCGACGGTTCGCGTGCCTATCTGTCCGGACACATCGGCGACATGGCAACCTGGGAGACGCTGAGCGCATTCGAACGCGCCGTCGACCAGTTGAGTGAGTTACGCACCAAGCCTTCGCGGTTGGCCGCCGATCTGCATCCCGCCTATCACACGCGCAACTGGGCGGAGCGCCACGTCGACGAGCGGCCGCTGGATCTGGTTCAACACCACCACGCGCACGTGGTGTCGCTGTTGGCCGAGCACGGGCGTATCGGTGAACCCATCGTCGGTGTCGCTTTCGACGGCACCGGCTATGGGTGCGACCAGACGATCTGGGGCGGTGAAATTCTCGCGCTCGGACGCGCCAGCCAGCGTTTCACGCGGGTTGGCCACCTGTTGCCGGTGCCGCTGCCCGGAGGTGACACCGCGGTGCGCAATCCGTGGCGAATGGCGCTGTCTCAGCTGTGGACGGCCGGTGTCGACTGGGCCGCGGACCTGGCGCCGGTCGCAGCGGCCACACCGGCCGAGCTTCGGCTCATTCGGAGCCAATTGCAGAGCGGTGCGGGATGCGTTCCGTGTTCCAGCATGGGGCGGTTGTTCGACGCGGTCGCCTCGCTGTTGGGGGTGCGGCACCGGATCGACTACGAGGGACAAGCCGCTGTCGAACTCGAGGCGCTGGCCGAGTCGGCTCCGCGCACCATGCCGCTGGCCCTCACGGTGGGCACCGACGGGGTGATCGATCCGGCCGCAATGCTGCGAAGGATCGTCTCCGCCCTGCGCGCGGGCACCCCACCGGCGATGCTGGCCGCCGGGTTCCACGAGGCGGTCGCGGTCGCCGTTGCCGAGGTTGTCGGTCAGGTGGCCGGCCCGGTACGGCTAGTGGGCCTCACCGGCGGCGTCTTCCAGAATGTGCTGCTACTCGGCGCGTGTTGTAACCTGTTGCAAGGAGCCGGATTTGAGGTTCTGACGCACCAAACGGTGCCACCCAACGACGGTGGACTGGCACTCGGTCAGGCCGCGATCTCCGTGCTGACCGCGCGCGAGGAGGCTGACAGGTGA
- a CDS encoding D-sedoheptulose-7-phosphate isomerase, which translates to MSQHEPTDFLYPFIDGHEDNPESLLADLAASAQEKAAESLALRRCTLEANAGLLDAAASEMARRFAAGGRMFTFGNGGSCTDSTTLARLFARPPIGKPFPAWSLTADQAILTALGNDVGFELVFARQLIARAQAGDIAIAMSTSGNSPNLLAALTEARQRGLYTIGFAGYDGGALADNPTVDACFIVRSQSVHRIQEAQALLGYQLWLAVHKKSGDHDLGVA; encoded by the coding sequence ATGAGCCAGCACGAGCCCACCGACTTCCTGTACCCGTTCATCGACGGGCACGAAGACAACCCCGAATCCCTGCTGGCCGACCTGGCCGCATCGGCGCAGGAAAAGGCGGCGGAGAGCCTGGCGCTGCGGCGCTGCACGCTGGAAGCCAACGCCGGGCTGCTGGATGCGGCGGCCAGCGAGATGGCCCGTCGCTTCGCCGCAGGCGGACGGATGTTCACCTTCGGAAACGGCGGCAGCTGCACCGACTCCACGACGTTGGCGCGACTGTTCGCCCGGCCGCCGATCGGCAAGCCTTTCCCCGCGTGGTCGTTGACCGCCGACCAGGCGATTCTTACCGCGCTGGGCAACGATGTCGGGTTCGAGCTGGTGTTCGCGCGCCAGCTCATCGCCCGCGCGCAGGCCGGCGACATTGCGATCGCCATGTCGACGAGCGGCAACTCACCCAACCTGCTCGCCGCGTTGACCGAGGCACGTCAGCGGGGTCTTTATACCATTGGTTTCGCCGGATATGACGGCGGTGCGCTCGCGGACAATCCGACTGTGGACGCCTGCTTCATCGTTCGCTCCCAAAGCGTGCACCGGATTCAGGAAGCGCAAGCACTGCTGGGCTATCAGCTCTGGTTGGCGGTACATAAGAAATCCGGAGACCACGATCTGGGGGTCGCATGA
- a CDS encoding hydrogenase assembly protein HupF, with protein MTTTTAIDCGLGAELAPALAADLASTALTLAKRFAAGATMWSIAPSWEPHALHIAVEFVHPVIVGKRALPAVALTGPDLVDLVRVSVRPGDIVVAVADADQPDVRSVLRRSPAWGATTIWIGSGQRPQAGLADHVLWLDDPDPRAPATGGFVLFYHLLWELTHVCFEHPGLLKPESSDDTCVTCSDEGRLGEVVTASVDGLAAVRTARGIEDVATTLVDPVASGELVLVHAGTAICRLGAEDAS; from the coding sequence GTGACGACGACCACCGCGATCGACTGCGGGCTCGGCGCCGAGCTGGCCCCCGCGCTGGCCGCTGACCTGGCTTCAACGGCGTTGACGCTGGCCAAACGATTCGCCGCGGGCGCCACCATGTGGTCCATTGCGCCCAGCTGGGAACCACATGCCCTGCACATTGCCGTCGAGTTTGTGCATCCGGTAATCGTGGGCAAGCGCGCATTGCCCGCCGTGGCGCTGACCGGACCCGACCTGGTGGATCTGGTACGGGTGTCCGTGCGGCCGGGAGACATCGTTGTCGCGGTCGCCGATGCGGACCAGCCCGACGTACGGTCGGTGCTGCGCCGAAGTCCAGCCTGGGGCGCCACCACGATCTGGATCGGCAGTGGCCAGCGGCCGCAAGCCGGTCTGGCCGACCACGTGTTGTGGCTCGACGACCCGGATCCACGGGCGCCCGCAACGGGTGGTTTCGTGCTGTTCTACCACCTGTTATGGGAACTGACCCACGTGTGTTTCGAGCACCCCGGGTTGCTCAAGCCCGAGTCCAGCGACGACACCTGCGTGACCTGTAGTGACGAAGGTCGCCTGGGTGAAGTCGTCACCGCTTCGGTCGACGGGCTGGCCGCAGTGCGCACCGCCCGCGGTATCGAGGATGTGGCGACGACGCTGGTGGACCCGGTCGCATCCGGCGAGTTGGTGCTGGTGCACGCGGGAACGGCGATCTGCCGCCTGGGCGCGGAGGACGCCTCATGA
- the hypE gene encoding hydrogenase expression/formation protein HypE gives MSKSAGEYLSSGPRFAEAEVIERIESFRKRRPRLLDDHITLAHGAGGKASAALVDAVFLEAFRNPSLESLGDGAVLSLPGGERIAVSTDSFVVQPRRFPGGSIGELALNGTCNDVAMTGAVPSWVSAAFVIEEGFRIGELKDIVADMAAAATKADVQIVTGDTKVVPKGAADGLFITTTGAGVIAAGRRISAESVRAGDKVLLSGSMGDHGMAVMLARGDLAIEADIHSDTASVSPLVELLLAAAPSTRWLRDATRGGVGTVCNELAQACGCGVVLEEERLPVRPMVNGACELLGIDPLYVANEGKFVAVVAPEEADAGLTAMRSHPLGADAAHIGEIFPEPADTVVLRTGFGGTRIVDMLVGDPLPRIC, from the coding sequence ATGAGCAAGTCGGCAGGCGAATACCTCTCGTCGGGACCGCGGTTCGCCGAGGCCGAGGTGATCGAGCGAATCGAGTCGTTCCGCAAACGCCGTCCCAGGCTGCTCGATGACCACATCACCCTGGCGCACGGGGCGGGCGGGAAAGCCTCGGCAGCCCTCGTCGACGCGGTGTTCCTGGAGGCATTTCGCAACCCGTCGCTGGAGTCGCTCGGCGACGGCGCGGTTCTTTCCTTGCCAGGCGGTGAGCGGATCGCGGTGTCCACCGATTCATTTGTGGTACAGCCCAGACGTTTTCCGGGCGGCTCCATCGGCGAGTTGGCTCTGAACGGGACCTGTAACGACGTCGCGATGACCGGAGCGGTGCCGTCTTGGGTCTCGGCGGCGTTCGTCATCGAAGAGGGCTTTCGGATCGGCGAGCTGAAGGACATCGTTGCCGACATGGCGGCCGCCGCTACCAAAGCCGATGTGCAGATCGTCACCGGTGACACCAAGGTGGTGCCCAAGGGTGCGGCGGATGGACTGTTCATCACTACCACCGGGGCCGGCGTCATTGCTGCAGGGCGCCGGATATCGGCTGAGTCGGTACGCGCCGGCGACAAGGTGCTGTTGTCCGGATCGATGGGCGACCACGGTATGGCTGTCATGCTCGCCCGAGGCGACCTGGCCATCGAAGCCGACATCCATTCCGACACCGCGTCGGTCAGCCCGCTCGTGGAGCTGTTGCTGGCGGCCGCGCCGTCGACCCGGTGGTTGCGCGACGCGACCCGGGGCGGGGTGGGCACCGTGTGCAACGAACTTGCCCAGGCCTGCGGTTGCGGAGTCGTCCTCGAGGAAGAACGGCTCCCGGTGCGCCCCATGGTCAACGGCGCGTGCGAGCTACTCGGGATCGATCCCCTCTACGTCGCCAACGAGGGCAAGTTCGTCGCCGTCGTCGCACCGGAAGAGGCCGATGCTGGGCTGACAGCGATGCGGTCGCATCCGTTGGGCGCCGATGCGGCCCACATCGGGGAGATTTTCCCCGAGCCCGCCGACACCGTCGTGCTGCGTACCGGATTCGGTGGCACCCGGATCGTCGACATGCTCGTCGGCGACCCGCTGCCGCGAATCTGCTGA
- a CDS encoding hydrogenase maturation protease has product MAARILVAGIGNIFLGDDGFGSEVVRQAEIGQNDAQVRVTDYGIRGMHLAYDLLEEWDTLVLVDAIPSRGNPGTLHVFQHDQESDCEATGLDGHNMDPAAVFASLRALGATPPFTVVVGCEVGSVEEGIGLSAPVAHAVPRAVRAVEEILAALLAERPPAASEATPRRR; this is encoded by the coding sequence ATGGCAGCACGCATCCTGGTGGCCGGAATCGGCAACATCTTCCTGGGAGACGATGGTTTCGGCTCCGAGGTGGTTCGACAGGCCGAAATCGGCCAAAACGATGCTCAGGTGCGCGTCACCGACTATGGCATCCGGGGAATGCATCTGGCCTACGATCTGCTTGAGGAGTGGGACACGCTAGTGCTCGTCGATGCGATACCTAGCCGGGGCAACCCAGGCACCCTGCACGTTTTCCAACACGATCAGGAATCGGATTGCGAAGCGACTGGACTCGATGGTCACAATATGGATCCCGCGGCGGTATTCGCCAGCCTACGGGCACTGGGCGCCACGCCGCCCTTCACCGTTGTCGTCGGCTGCGAAGTGGGATCCGTCGAGGAAGGAATCGGCCTGTCCGCACCCGTCGCCCACGCCGTCCCCCGGGCGGTGCGAGCGGTCGAGGAGATTCTGGCAGCATTGCTTGCCGAGAGGCCGCCCGCCGCTTCCGAGGCGACACCGCGAAGGCGCTGA
- a CDS encoding HypC/HybG/HupF family hydrogenase formation chaperone, whose translation MCLGIPGQVITMLDGYQGQLALVDVAGEQRKVNVGMLPEETFAPGDWVIIHMGFVVEKTDRAGAEQALAGLELMGRGGDPALNPDGR comes from the coding sequence ATGTGTCTGGGTATTCCGGGACAAGTGATCACGATGCTGGACGGCTACCAAGGCCAGCTCGCCCTGGTCGATGTCGCCGGCGAGCAGCGCAAGGTCAACGTCGGCATGCTGCCGGAAGAAACTTTCGCACCCGGCGATTGGGTGATCATCCACATGGGTTTCGTTGTCGAGAAGACCGACCGGGCCGGAGCCGAACAGGCACTGGCCGGTCTGGAACTGATGGGCCGCGGCGGCGATCCGGCGCTCAACCCGGATGGCCGTTGA